A window of Candidatus Dojkabacteria bacterium contains these coding sequences:
- the secY gene encoding preprotein translocase subunit SecY, with translation MFIDGLQRFLTSLRSTEIRDKIFFSLLVIVVFRALAAVPVVGITADTMAQLSGIIGAGGTISAVTGGVLETASVIALGVGPYISASIILQLLGTIVPRLEELKKEGSSGRRVISMYTRYLAVPLAIMQAILIYSTLRGYGLMGELELLPLVTMIATLTAGAMLMMWIGELVTESGLGNGSSYIIFLGIVATIPGIFSANLQSADALQMVWFFLIILGMIAVVIFITEGERRLPVTYSRRVRATGNQDSYIPVKLTQFGVMPVIFASYVLALPTAIASFIVSPNRENVVSDRMVDFANQVLEWSNDPWVQVVVTFVLVILFCFFYVTIVFNTDEYAENLQKQGAFIPGIRPGAQTARYLRMVSFRLTTAGALFLAILAVLPTVLVAGGVLVAAIFTGTGLLIMVNVALDMRRQYNSLVVVRSYEKYI, from the coding sequence ATGTTTATAGACGGCCTACAAAGATTCCTGACCTCTCTAAGGTCAACGGAGATCAGAGATAAGATTTTTTTCTCTTTGTTAGTCATAGTTGTATTTAGGGCACTCGCTGCTGTGCCTGTTGTCGGCATTACCGCCGATACGATGGCTCAATTGAGTGGAATTATCGGCGCAGGTGGCACAATCTCAGCTGTCACAGGAGGTGTGCTAGAAACTGCATCGGTAATTGCGCTAGGGGTTGGTCCATATATCTCAGCATCGATCATACTTCAGCTACTTGGAACGATAGTCCCGAGGCTTGAAGAGCTTAAGAAAGAAGGCTCATCAGGCAGAAGGGTTATCTCAATGTACACCCGATATCTTGCTGTGCCTCTTGCGATAATGCAGGCAATCTTGATCTACTCGACTCTACGAGGGTACGGCTTGATGGGCGAGCTTGAGCTCCTGCCATTGGTTACAATGATTGCCACGCTTACAGCTGGAGCTATGTTGATGATGTGGATCGGCGAGCTTGTGACTGAGTCTGGATTAGGAAATGGCTCTTCGTATATTATCTTCTTAGGAATTGTGGCGACCATTCCTGGTATATTTTCGGCAAACCTCCAGTCGGCAGATGCGCTGCAGATGGTTTGGTTCTTCCTGATCATATTGGGGATGATTGCAGTTGTTATCTTTATTACCGAGGGTGAACGAAGGCTTCCTGTGACATATTCAAGAAGGGTGCGGGCGACTGGGAATCAAGACAGCTATATCCCGGTAAAATTGACCCAGTTCGGTGTAATGCCGGTGATCTTTGCGTCGTATGTGCTTGCGTTGCCTACCGCGATTGCCTCATTCATCGTGAGTCCGAATCGTGAGAATGTAGTCTCCGATAGGATGGTTGATTTCGCAAACCAGGTGCTTGAATGGAGCAATGATCCGTGGGTTCAGGTTGTAGTGACCTTTGTGCTTGTGATACTTTTCTGCTTCTTCTATGTGACAATTGTATTCAACACCGACGAGTATGCCGAGAACCTCCAGAAGCAGGGCGCATTCATCCCGGGTATCAGGCCTGGTGCACAAACTGCTAGATATCTCAGGATGGTCTCTTTCAGGCTAACTACGGCAGGTGCGCTTTTCCTCGCAATTTTGGCTGTATTGCCAACTGTTTTGGTGGCTGGAGGGGTACTGGTAGCCGCAATATTCACAGGTACGGGGCTGCTCATCATGGTTAACGTGGCATTGGATATGAGAAGGCAATATAACTCACTGGTAGTAGTCAGAAGTTACGAGAAGTATATCTAA
- a CDS encoding nucleoside monophosphate kinase, producing the protein MRTVLFHGPSGSGKDTQVDLICEKFGFTKIGTGEAMRKLYEEGDPDAVRAHDDYAVKGIFVESELIYKIAAKYITRFDQNSDWAFVSLVRKADQIPMFDELLKNCNRTLDKFIHFTLSEEEAVLRRSLRWYCPTCQATYHEQFKPEKVKGVCDKDGTKLTQRDDDSKETTLSLLREYNKDIEPILAEYRNRGVLAEIDASPSIEEIHAEVVKQLGY; encoded by the coding sequence ATGAGGACAGTTCTCTTTCATGGTCCTTCCGGTTCCGGAAAGGATACGCAGGTAGATCTTATTTGCGAGAAGTTTGGATTCACCAAGATCGGGACGGGTGAGGCGATGAGGAAGCTGTATGAAGAGGGTGATCCGGACGCCGTGAGGGCACATGATGATTATGCGGTGAAGGGGATATTTGTCGAGTCGGAATTGATCTACAAGATTGCGGCGAAATATATCACCCGCTTCGATCAGAATAGTGACTGGGCATTTGTATCGCTTGTCCGCAAGGCAGACCAGATCCCGATGTTTGACGAGCTCTTGAAAAATTGTAATAGAACACTGGATAAGTTTATTCACTTCACCCTATCTGAAGAAGAGGCTGTATTAAGGCGATCTTTGAGGTGGTACTGTCCTACCTGTCAGGCTACATATCACGAGCAGTTTAAGCCAGAGAAGGTAAAAGGTGTATGTGACAAGGATGGGACAAAGTTGACCCAGCGAGACGACGACAGCAAGGAAACGACATTGAGTTTATTGCGAGAATACAATAAAGATATCGAGCCGATACTTGCTGAGTATCGAAATCGAGGAGTGCTCGCAGAGATTGATGCTTCGCCTTCGATTGAGGAGATACATGCAGAGGTGGTGAAGCAGCTCGGTTATTAA
- the map gene encoding type I methionyl aminopeptidase, with protein MKKYDREKIKKMEDAGKICSDIMERLVEKAKAGVSLLEIDDLAFDLAKKNNVQSAFLGYEGFPANACIGVNDVVVHGIPTDYELKDGDIVSIDYGIRYKDVFSDMSVTLPIGGVPKEVISLINTTKEATLAGIMAATPGSTSGDIGYAMQNVIESNGFSVVKEFVGHGIGYSLHEDPYVPGYGQPGAGSKLHVGQTLAIEAIVNQGSPEVVIDADDNWTTYTKDGMLSALFEHTIVVEENPKILTDWRLL; from the coding sequence ATGAAAAAATACGATCGCGAAAAAATTAAAAAAATGGAGGATGCCGGCAAAATCTGCTCGGATATTATGGAAAGGCTTGTCGAGAAGGCAAAGGCCGGTGTATCGCTGCTAGAAATTGACGACCTCGCTTTTGATCTGGCCAAGAAAAATAACGTCCAATCAGCTTTTCTAGGCTACGAGGGCTTTCCTGCCAATGCCTGTATAGGTGTAAATGATGTAGTTGTACATGGCATCCCTACCGATTACGAGCTAAAGGATGGCGATATTGTAAGCATTGACTATGGAATTCGGTATAAGGATGTGTTTTCAGATATGTCTGTGACCCTCCCAATTGGTGGGGTCCCGAAGGAGGTTATAAGCCTTATAAATACAACAAAAGAAGCCACTCTTGCTGGTATAATGGCTGCAACCCCAGGTAGCACGAGTGGAGATATTGGCTATGCAATGCAAAATGTGATCGAATCCAACGGTTTCTCGGTAGTGAAAGAGTTTGTGGGGCATGGTATTGGCTACTCGTTGCATGAAGACCCATATGTGCCAGGATATGGCCAGCCAGGAGCCGGAAGTAAGCTTCATGTGGGTCAAACTTTGGCTATTGAGGCGATAGTCAATCAAGGCTCGCCAGAAGTGGTGATTGATGCCGACGATAACTGGACAACCTATACAAAAGATGGTATGCTGTCAGCACTTTTCGAACACACCATAGTCGTTGAGGAGAACCCCAAGATTTTGACGGATTGGCGATTGCTATAA
- the infA gene encoding translation initiation factor IF-1 translates to MANETKKVVEVEGVVKECLPNTKFVVEIEVNGAKHEIIGYLSGRMRMHYIRILEGDKVRMEISPYDPTQGRITYRYK, encoded by the coding sequence ATGGCTAACGAAACGAAAAAAGTAGTCGAGGTCGAAGGCGTTGTCAAAGAGTGCCTCCCGAATACTAAGTTCGTAGTAGAGATAGAGGTGAATGGTGCAAAGCATGAGATTATAGGATACCTATCGGGTAGGATGAGGATGCACTATATCCGAATTCTGGAGGGCGATAAGGTGAGGATGGAAATCTCGCCGTACGACCCAACCCAAGGACGAATTACTTATAGATACAAGTAG
- the rpmJ gene encoding 50S ribosomal protein L36 produces MKVKASVKKRCRDCYVVRRKGRIYVYCKKDPKHKQKQG; encoded by the coding sequence ATGAAGGTTAAGGCTTCGGTTAAAAAGAGATGTAGAGATTGTTATGTTGTCCGAAGGAAAGGGCGCATTTATGTTTATTGCAAGAAAGATCCTAAGCACAAGCAAAAGCAAGGATAA
- the rpsM gene encoding 30S ribosomal protein S13 — protein sequence MARVSGVEIPDNKKLKIALTYIYGIGQTTAEQIVDELNLDGDVRLKELSESDITKLRTHIDANYEVEGELKQKVFRNVKRLKDTRSYRGIRHKLGLPVRGQRTRVNARTRKGRALPVGGLKIKVSKT from the coding sequence ATGGCGAGAGTCTCAGGAGTTGAAATACCAGATAACAAGAAGTTGAAGATTGCACTCACATATATCTATGGAATTGGGCAGACAACTGCAGAGCAGATTGTCGACGAATTGAACCTTGATGGTGATGTACGGTTGAAAGAGCTCTCAGAGAGCGATATCACAAAGCTTCGAACCCATATTGATGCGAACTATGAAGTAGAGGGTGAGTTGAAGCAGAAAGTTTTCCGAAATGTTAAGAGATTGAAGGACACAAGAAGCTACCGAGGTATTAGGCATAAGCTTGGTCTTCCAGTAAGAGGACAACGAACAAGAGTAAATGCTAGAACACGAAAGGGTAGAGCTTTGCCAGTTGGTGGATTGAAGATCAAGGTCTCAAAGACCTAA
- the rpsK gene encoding 30S ribosomal protein S11 → MATEEKKTVSKKKKQNVSSGVVTVQSTFNNTVITISDQEGNTLVQGSPKSVGFVGSKRSTAFAATKAATDAALKAIKKYNLQDVKVYVAGPGAGRNAAVKGLDAAGLKITMLVDRTPLPHNGCRPRKKPRK, encoded by the coding sequence GTGGCTACAGAAGAGAAGAAGACAGTATCAAAGAAGAAGAAACAGAATGTAAGTTCTGGGGTTGTTACTGTACAGTCAACTTTCAACAATACAGTTATCACTATTAGCGATCAGGAAGGCAATACTCTAGTACAGGGAAGCCCAAAAAGCGTTGGCTTTGTTGGCTCAAAGAGAAGCACAGCTTTCGCAGCAACCAAGGCAGCAACAGATGCAGCATTAAAAGCAATTAAGAAATATAACCTACAAGATGTAAAAGTATATGTAGCAGGTCCTGGCGCAGGTAGAAATGCCGCTGTTAAGGGTCTCGACGCTGCAGGCTTAAAGATCACTATGCTTGTAGACCGCACACCTCTTCCACACAACGGATGCAGGCCAAGAAAGAAGCCAAGGAAATAG
- the rpsD gene encoding 30S ribosomal protein S4, whose amino-acid sequence MGRYTGPKGKLSRREGINLFLKGSRSHSEKDALARKPYAPGQHGNARKPRLSQYGIQLREKQRVKRTYGMREKQFNNLYTEANRRSKVNKSDKGLELLRLLETRLDNVIYLAGLAPSRSAARQFVTHKHVEVNGKVMNIPSYEVKVGDEVKLKNEKLKPAESLIPKPVWIEGEKSVVKVGRLPERDEIDQGIKEHYIIEFYSR is encoded by the coding sequence ATGGGAAGATATACCGGACCAAAAGGAAAACTAAGTAGGAGAGAAGGAATTAACCTATTCCTTAAAGGTTCGCGATCGCACTCAGAGAAGGATGCACTTGCACGCAAGCCTTATGCACCTGGACAGCACGGCAATGCGCGAAAGCCAAGATTGTCTCAGTATGGTATCCAGTTGCGTGAGAAGCAGAGAGTAAAGAGGACTTATGGAATGCGTGAAAAGCAGTTCAATAACCTCTATACCGAGGCTAACCGAAGATCAAAGGTAAACAAGAGTGATAAGGGTCTTGAGCTTCTAAGGTTGCTCGAAACACGATTGGACAACGTAATCTATCTCGCAGGCTTGGCACCTTCAAGATCGGCAGCCCGCCAGTTTGTAACACATAAGCATGTAGAGGTTAATGGAAAAGTAATGAACATCCCATCTTATGAGGTAAAAGTTGGTGACGAGGTGAAATTGAAGAATGAGAAACTGAAGCCAGCTGAAAGCTTGATTCCAAAGCCAGTATGGATTGAGGGTGAAAAGTCGGTAGTGAAAGTTGGAAGGTTGCCTGAGCGAGATGAGATCGATCAGGGAATCAAAGAGCACTATATTATTGAGTTTTACTCTAGATAA
- a CDS encoding DNA-directed RNA polymerase subunit alpha has product MVDFKDIKVKVVKDEGNAAQFEISPLPRGYGHTLANSLRRVLLSSLEGAAITSLKVAGIDHEYTTIEGVKEDVVEIILNLKALKFSSTSDEPQIVSLDVSGEKEVTTGDLMLPGGVEVSDNKAHIATLTNKKASLSMELVVERGVGYRTADEAGRSEMGRIPLDADFSPIKNVSFDVTSARKGQKTNLDAVIVEIETDGSIKPIDALLESAKIIQDFAGKVMVALGVPVTEVEEMAQAARESDTAAEAAGEGMDDEVSGWRVEDLPISKRSKSGLLAGGYETVGDLRGVTASDLLALPGFGNKSLNEVLDLMSQYGIEIEA; this is encoded by the coding sequence ATGGTCGATTTTAAAGATATAAAGGTAAAAGTGGTAAAGGATGAGGGCAATGCAGCCCAGTTCGAGATCTCACCTCTCCCACGAGGATATGGTCATACACTCGCAAACTCATTGAGAAGGGTTCTTCTCTCAAGCCTAGAGGGAGCAGCAATCACAAGCTTGAAGGTTGCAGGGATTGATCATGAGTACACAACAATTGAGGGTGTAAAAGAGGATGTAGTTGAGATTATCTTGAATTTGAAAGCATTGAAATTTAGCTCAACATCAGATGAGCCACAGATTGTTTCGCTCGATGTATCAGGCGAGAAAGAAGTCACAACTGGCGACTTGATGCTCCCAGGTGGTGTTGAAGTAAGTGATAATAAGGCACATATCGCAACCCTCACAAATAAGAAAGCTTCATTAAGCATGGAGCTCGTTGTTGAGCGGGGTGTTGGATATAGGACAGCTGATGAAGCAGGTCGATCAGAGATGGGAAGAATCCCTCTTGATGCAGACTTCTCACCAATCAAGAATGTTAGCTTCGATGTAACCAGCGCACGTAAGGGTCAGAAGACCAACTTGGACGCTGTAATCGTAGAGATTGAGACAGATGGTTCAATCAAGCCTATTGATGCTCTCTTAGAATCTGCTAAAATCATCCAGGATTTTGCAGGCAAGGTAATGGTCGCACTTGGTGTGCCTGTTACTGAGGTTGAGGAGATGGCACAGGCAGCAAGAGAGTCCGACACAGCCGCAGAAGCAGCTGGTGAAGGGATGGACGATGAAGTTAGCGGATGGAGAGTTGAAGATCTTCCAATTTCAAAGAGATCAAAGTCAGGATTGTTGGCAGGAGGATATGAGACAGTTGGCGACCTTCGAGGGGTAACAGCAAGTGACCTTTTGGCACTTCCTGGATTTGGCAACAAGTCACTCAACGAGGTTTTGGATCTGATGAGCCAGTATGGCATTGAGATCGAGGCATAA
- a CDS encoding L17 family ribosomal protein, giving the protein MFKRTGQKKLGRKQSHRHALVKNQVRSLFVDGRVTTTTPKAKVLKANAESLLKKAEKGADELATVRYLNMMLGDARLVKAVQEYVAAGNTGVTIMKVGFRAGDNSEKSKVQVTGYAGVKKHVKRKKVTADSKKKEAEVKEATKQQTELAAQEGAKDDKIGSKIAKSFRSRIGGSNKGKSTVRSGI; this is encoded by the coding sequence ATGTTTAAGAGGACAGGACAAAAAAAATTAGGAAGAAAGCAGTCACACAGGCATGCGTTGGTTAAGAACCAGGTTCGATCGCTTTTTGTTGACGGTAGAGTTACAACTACAACCCCTAAAGCAAAGGTGTTGAAGGCCAATGCTGAGAGTCTGCTCAAGAAGGCAGAAAAGGGTGCAGATGAGCTCGCAACAGTTAGATACCTCAACATGATGCTCGGAGATGCAAGACTTGTTAAAGCAGTTCAGGAGTATGTTGCAGCAGGTAATACAGGTGTAACAATCATGAAAGTGGGATTTAGAGCTGGTGACAACAGTGAGAAATCAAAGGTACAGGTAACTGGATATGCTGGCGTTAAGAAGCATGTAAAGAGGAAGAAAGTCACAGCAGACAGCAAGAAGAAAGAGGCTGAAGTGAAAGAAGCAACCAAGCAGCAGACAGAGTTAGCCGCACAAGAGGGTGCCAAGGATGACAAGATCGGCAGCAAGATTGCCAAGTCATTCAGAAGCCGAATCGGTGGTAGCAACAAGGGTAAGTCAACAGTAAGATCAGGAATTTAA
- the rplM gene encoding 50S ribosomal protein L13, with the protein MKYKTDWVKPENIERNWHLVDVGDQVLGRVATQIASLLIGKHKVNKSPNLDSGDYVVVINSDNVKVTGRKATQKMYRRHSGYPGGFKEITFDKQMKKDSTFVIAEAVKNMIPKNKLRDGRMLRLFVYPGATHKHDAQKPVEYKLLSAK; encoded by the coding sequence ATGAAATATAAGACAGATTGGGTAAAACCAGAAAACATTGAGCGAAATTGGCACCTAGTGGATGTTGGTGACCAGGTACTTGGCCGTGTAGCTACTCAGATTGCATCGCTGCTTATTGGAAAGCATAAAGTAAACAAGTCACCAAACCTCGACTCAGGAGACTATGTTGTAGTTATCAATAGCGACAATGTTAAGGTTACCGGTCGAAAAGCTACACAGAAGATGTATAGGCGACATAGCGGTTATCCTGGTGGTTTCAAGGAGATCACTTTTGATAAGCAGATGAAGAAGGACTCAACATTCGTAATTGCAGAAGCTGTCAAAAATATGATCCCAAAGAACAAGCTTCGAGATGGTAGAATGCTGAGATTGTTTGTGTACCCAGGTGCGACACATAAGCACGACGCACAGAAGCCCGTTGAATATAAATTGTTATCTGCTAAGTAG
- the rpsI gene encoding 30S ribosomal protein S9: MAEKYFEGVGRRKTSTARVRIYKGKDTSIVNEKPLDGYFPTKADVSIVLEPLKTVGLEGEYYFTAKVSGGGMTGQREAVQLGLARALYSMDSELKPKLRSKGLVTRDPRMVERKKYNLRKARKKAQFSKR; this comes from the coding sequence GTGGCTGAGAAGTATTTTGAAGGTGTAGGTCGAAGAAAAACATCAACCGCACGAGTAAGAATTTACAAAGGAAAAGATACAAGCATCGTAAACGAGAAGCCATTGGACGGCTACTTCCCTACAAAGGCAGATGTTTCTATCGTTTTGGAGCCACTAAAGACTGTAGGTCTCGAGGGTGAGTACTACTTCACAGCTAAGGTAAGCGGTGGTGGTATGACTGGCCAACGAGAAGCTGTTCAGCTTGGACTAGCCCGAGCGCTTTACAGCATGGATAGCGAGCTCAAGCCAAAGCTACGAAGCAAGGGCTTGGTAACCCGCGACCCAAGGATGGTTGAGCGAAAGAAGTACAATCTTCGCAAAGCTCGAAAGAAGGCACAGTTCTCAAAGCGTTAG
- a CDS encoding magnesium chelatase domain-containing protein, translating to MYSSVSSILPIGSLYEPIKIEAKLLSGLPSFKIVGIPERSARDIKERVYSAIKSSGYKFPSKKVRVSITPSGFPISCEGLDLPVAISILMASAALPSSSGKTAAYGALTLAGELKGCFGMPQFRSFATSLEAESTNCSSLLDACRAIVSSKAAPLSLSKQIELIGKRSPNSSTRLVVNDYIRRVLLITVGGRHNCLIRGPYGIGKSKFLELMSQILPEPVDDELDQLGMMEYKEEGYHFPYSQITPLTHMTDLIGKPSQPGSGILHRSNLGVIAIDEINSLSNRAISLFQECLDRQQHELYICNRPYRIPTKFILAGSMNLCKCGLKGLETNGDTALQCSCSQLDIERHNSRMTPRFLSRFAVRVTLNSNLLDSEGSQSSSKQNEPEQISKSIRLLWNLQRERGGMLNSQLEVTDIDQTIYSSEALDQLSTIRSRERVPLRDCLSIARVARTIADIDGNELVTVENMLEARGLR from the coding sequence ATGTATTCATCAGTAAGCAGCATTTTGCCAATCGGCTCACTCTACGAGCCAATCAAGATAGAAGCCAAACTTTTAAGCGGGCTTCCTTCTTTCAAGATTGTCGGAATTCCAGAGAGGTCCGCGAGGGATATTAAAGAGCGGGTCTACTCAGCTATCAAATCATCGGGCTACAAATTTCCTTCAAAAAAAGTAAGAGTTTCTATCACCCCGTCAGGCTTTCCTATATCATGCGAGGGCTTGGATCTGCCTGTCGCCATATCGATTCTTATGGCATCGGCTGCTCTTCCAAGCAGCTCTGGAAAAACAGCTGCATACGGTGCACTCACTCTTGCAGGAGAATTGAAAGGCTGCTTTGGCATGCCGCAATTTCGCAGCTTTGCTACTTCTTTAGAGGCAGAATCAACAAACTGTTCCTCACTGCTTGATGCCTGCCGCGCAATTGTTTCGAGTAAAGCAGCTCCACTTTCCTTAAGCAAACAGATTGAGCTTATCGGCAAGAGATCACCAAACAGCTCGACGCGGCTCGTCGTGAACGATTATATCCGCAGAGTTCTTCTTATAACTGTCGGTGGTAGGCACAACTGCCTTATCCGTGGACCGTACGGGATAGGCAAAAGCAAATTTCTGGAGCTGATGAGTCAGATATTGCCTGAGCCAGTTGATGATGAGCTGGATCAGCTAGGAATGATGGAATACAAGGAAGAGGGGTACCATTTCCCTTACTCGCAGATCACGCCACTAACCCATATGACTGACCTAATAGGGAAGCCATCCCAGCCTGGCAGCGGAATCTTGCACCGCTCAAATTTAGGTGTAATCGCAATCGATGAGATCAATAGCCTAAGCAATCGCGCCATCAGCCTATTTCAAGAGTGCCTAGACCGGCAACAGCACGAGCTATATATCTGCAATCGACCGTACCGCATCCCGACCAAATTTATACTCGCAGGCAGCATGAATCTATGTAAGTGCGGTCTCAAAGGGCTTGAGACCAATGGGGATACGGCTTTACAGTGCAGCTGCTCGCAGCTTGATATCGAGCGACACAATTCTAGGATGACGCCACGATTCTTGAGTCGATTCGCAGTCCGAGTGACATTAAACAGCAACCTATTGGATTCTGAGGGTAGCCAGAGCTCAAGCAAGCAGAACGAGCCCGAGCAGATTAGCAAAAGCATCCGGCTGCTATGGAATCTACAGCGAGAGAGAGGAGGTATGCTCAACAGCCAGCTCGAGGTTACCGATATAGATCAGACAATTTACAGCAGCGAGGCGCTCGATCAACTAAGTACGATTAGGTCACGCGAAAGAGTGCCATTGAGAGACTGCCTCAGCATTGCTAGGGTCGCGCGAACAATAGCCGATATAGACGGGAATGAACTTGTAACAGTTGAAAATATGCTCGAGGCCAGAGGACTTCGATAA
- the fmt gene encoding methionyl-tRNA formyltransferase, with the protein MAIKTLFLGSNWEALTTLKTLHQDSRFEIVGVITQPDKPTGRKQEILPTEVKQYCLDNNIPVFHTEKDEAKYQEALDTFKPELLVCKSFGEIIPEFFLEAPKYKAINIHFSLLPKYRGAIPIQKAILEGDSKTGISIVRMVKELDAGEVLETFEEDILPTDTNQTLRERLVEKSSKVIGDILMKWVAGEIKPIPQDESKATFCWQKEISKDAAQINWSQHEPDYIEKMVRAMQPWPVAWSFFTEGRRMKIFKVEVIDNSDGQLQIEAGDFYTKEERLFVGTKNPLKLIQILELQLEGKNRMSAAEFVRGQDL; encoded by the coding sequence ATGGCAATCAAGACACTCTTTCTCGGCTCCAATTGGGAAGCACTCACAACATTAAAGACATTGCACCAAGATAGTCGTTTTGAAATTGTTGGCGTAATCACCCAGCCCGACAAGCCCACAGGCCGCAAGCAGGAGATCTTACCAACCGAGGTTAAGCAGTACTGCTTAGACAACAACATCCCCGTATTCCATACAGAGAAAGATGAGGCAAAATACCAAGAGGCGCTCGATACATTCAAGCCTGAGCTACTTGTGTGCAAATCATTTGGCGAGATAATTCCTGAATTCTTCTTGGAGGCACCTAAGTATAAAGCTATTAATATCCACTTCTCACTCTTGCCAAAATATCGCGGAGCAATCCCGATTCAGAAAGCAATCTTAGAGGGCGATTCTAAAACAGGCATATCAATTGTGCGCATGGTGAAAGAGCTCGACGCCGGCGAGGTGCTCGAGACATTTGAAGAAGATATATTGCCTACGGATACAAATCAAACCTTGCGCGAGAGGCTTGTAGAGAAAAGCAGTAAGGTAATCGGCGATATTTTAATGAAATGGGTGGCAGGAGAGATTAAACCGATCCCACAAGATGAATCTAAAGCAACCTTCTGTTGGCAGAAAGAGATTTCGAAGGATGCAGCTCAGATAAATTGGAGCCAACATGAGCCTGACTATATCGAGAAGATGGTGCGCGCGATGCAGCCGTGGCCGGTGGCGTGGAGTTTCTTCACAGAAGGACGACGGATGAAAATTTTCAAAGTAGAGGTGATTGATAATAGCGACGGACAGCTGCAGATTGAAGCTGGAGATTTCTACACCAAGGAAGAGAGGCTTTTTGTAGGGACAAAAAATCCATTGAAATTGATACAGATTCTTGAGCTTCAGCTCGAGGGGAAGAACCGTATGTCCGCCGCAGAGTTTGTGCGCGGGCAAGACTTATAG
- the queA gene encoding tRNA preQ1(34) S-adenosylmethionine ribosyltransferase-isomerase QueA, whose translation MLTTDFDYNLPSELIADSPPAERGTTRLMVLDKNSSKLSHKNYSDIPDYIEVGDVVVLNRTLVQKARLYMENSSNGKRVEVLFLNRVNLNEQGNEKWFALIGRAKNVQAGDLLRVVDASEALLKVLSRGESGEGFLVEILDISAEQLFSKYGNVPLPAYIKREATAEDEIRYNTVFGSEPGSVAAPTASLNLTDELIDQIKARGAEVVFVELDIGWGTFAPVRTEKIEDFQIHTERYHLSEETAAAVNKAISSGKNVWAFGTTATRVLESCAYLRVRNEDAGLDGVRYLVKASSGETNIYIYPGYEWKIVNRLVTNFHAPKSSLIMLVASFAGYDLTMRAYQEAIDQEYKFLSYGDSMLILG comes from the coding sequence ATGCTTACGACAGATTTTGATTACAACTTGCCTTCAGAGCTAATCGCCGATTCACCACCAGCAGAGCGTGGGACGACACGGCTGATGGTTCTCGACAAAAATAGCTCAAAGCTCTCTCACAAAAACTACTCCGATATTCCTGATTATATTGAAGTGGGCGATGTGGTAGTACTAAATCGCACACTTGTACAGAAAGCCCGGCTATATATGGAAAATTCATCAAACGGCAAAAGGGTTGAGGTGCTATTCCTTAATCGAGTGAATCTGAATGAGCAGGGAAATGAGAAGTGGTTCGCATTAATCGGTAGGGCCAAAAACGTGCAAGCGGGCGATCTGCTCAGGGTAGTAGATGCCTCGGAAGCACTTTTAAAAGTTCTGTCGAGAGGAGAGTCTGGCGAGGGTTTTCTCGTTGAAATATTAGATATCTCAGCTGAGCAGCTATTCTCTAAATATGGCAATGTCCCGCTCCCTGCATATATCAAGCGTGAAGCAACCGCTGAAGACGAGATCCGATACAACACAGTATTTGGAAGCGAGCCTGGCTCAGTGGCAGCACCAACAGCAAGCCTCAACCTTACCGATGAGCTTATCGACCAGATAAAGGCCCGAGGTGCAGAAGTTGTCTTCGTGGAGCTCGATATAGGCTGGGGGACATTCGCTCCCGTTCGCACCGAGAAGATAGAGGATTTTCAGATCCATACCGAGCGTTATCACTTGAGCGAAGAGACAGCCGCAGCAGTGAATAAAGCTATCAGCAGTGGCAAGAATGTGTGGGCGTTTGGCACAACTGCAACTAGAGTCCTGGAAAGCTGCGCATACCTGCGTGTTCGTAACGAAGATGCAGGCCTGGATGGCGTTCGGTATTTGGTAAAAGCCAGCAGCGGCGAGACGAATATTTATATCTATCCTGGTTACGAATGGAAAATTGTAAATCGGCTTGTGACAAACTTTCATGCGCCAAAATCAAGCCTAATAATGCTGGTTGCCTCTTTTGCCGGCTACGATCTAACAATGCGTGCATATCAAGAGGCTATTGATCAGGAATACAAGTTTCTTAGCTATGGAGACTCTATGTTGATTTTGGGTTAA